Proteins co-encoded in one Paracoccus aestuarii genomic window:
- a CDS encoding aspartate aminotransferase family protein: MLTNDELAKWDRENFMHPSTHLAQFARGEAPQRIVTGGEGCHITDRDGNRLLDGFAGLYCVNVGYGRKQIADAIAKQAHELAYYHAYAGHGSEASITLAKMVMDRAPAGMARVYFGLGGSDANETNVKLVWYYNNILNRPQKKKIISRWRGYHGSGLVTGSLTGLELFHKKFDLPLAQVIHTEAPYYFRRPDAAMSEADFTAHCVERLEALIEAEGADTIAAFIGEPILGTGGIVPPPAGYWEAIQKVLARHDILLIADEVVTGFGRLGTMFGSDHYGMKPDLITCAKGLTSAYAPLSATIVGERMWTVLEQGTDENGVLGHGWTYSAHPIGAAAGIANLELIDELGLVGNAGRVGAYLNRRMAEAVGAHAHVGEVRGEGMLCAVELVADREARRFFDASEGKGAKVVAAMLKRGVIARAMPQGDILGFAPPLCLTEAEADRIVAVTAEALAEVLG; encoded by the coding sequence ATGCTGACCAATGACGAACTGGCGAAATGGGACCGCGAGAACTTCATGCATCCCTCGACCCATCTGGCGCAATTCGCCCGTGGCGAGGCGCCGCAGCGGATCGTGACCGGGGGCGAGGGCTGCCATATCACCGACCGCGACGGCAACCGCCTGCTGGACGGCTTCGCGGGGCTCTATTGCGTGAATGTGGGGTACGGACGCAAGCAGATCGCCGATGCGATCGCGAAACAGGCGCATGAGCTGGCCTATTACCACGCCTATGCGGGGCATGGGTCCGAGGCGTCGATCACGCTGGCCAAGATGGTGATGGATCGCGCACCCGCCGGCATGGCGCGGGTCTATTTCGGCCTGGGCGGTTCGGATGCGAACGAGACCAACGTCAAGCTGGTCTGGTATTACAACAACATCCTGAACCGCCCGCAGAAAAAGAAGATCATCAGCCGCTGGCGCGGCTATCACGGATCGGGCCTGGTCACAGGCAGCCTGACCGGGCTGGAGCTGTTTCACAAGAAGTTCGACCTGCCCTTGGCGCAGGTGATCCATACCGAGGCGCCCTATTACTTCCGCCGCCCCGATGCCGCGATGTCCGAGGCCGATTTCACCGCCCATTGCGTCGAACGCCTGGAGGCGCTGATCGAGGCCGAGGGCGCGGACACGATCGCGGCCTTCATCGGCGAGCCGATCCTGGGCACCGGCGGGATCGTCCCGCCCCCGGCGGGATACTGGGAGGCGATCCAGAAGGTGCTGGCGCGCCACGACATCCTGCTGATCGCGGATGAGGTGGTGACGGGCTTCGGGCGGCTTGGCACGATGTTCGGCAGCGACCATTACGGCATGAAGCCCGACCTGATCACCTGCGCCAAGGGGCTGACCAGTGCCTATGCGCCGCTGTCGGCAACCATCGTGGGCGAGCGGATGTGGACGGTGCTGGAACAGGGCACGGACGAGAACGGCGTGCTGGGTCATGGCTGGACCTATTCCGCCCATCCCATCGGCGCGGCGGCGGGTATCGCCAACCTGGAGCTGATCGACGAGCTGGGGCTGGTCGGGAATGCGGGCCGGGTCGGTGCCTATTTGAACCGGCGGATGGCCGAGGCGGTGGGCGCGCACGCCCATGTCGGCGAGGTGCGCGGCGAGGGGATGCTCTGCGCGGTCGAGCTGGTGGCCGACCGCGAGGCGCGTCGGTTCTTCGACGCATCCGAGGGCAAGGGCGCCAAGGTCGTGGCGGCGATGCTGAAGCGCGGCGTGATCGCGCGGGCCATGCCGCAGGGCGACATCCTGGGCTTTGCCCCGCCCCTGTGCCTGACCGAGGCCGAGGCCGACCGCATCGTCGCGGTGACCGCCGAGGCGCTGGCCGAGGTGCTGGGCTAG